From Synechococcus sp. A10-1-5-1, a single genomic window includes:
- a CDS encoding oxidoreductase — MKLLNEKSVLITGAAGRIGSAVAKESLRMGASVFLTDLATERLLTLKEKLSEEYPGKVFACPCDIANSSDVETMLRSATKDMGNITSAVHSAYPVTTTWGTHFEDLSADVINSHLSMQLGSAILISQKLLEEFKNQGGGDLVHISSIQGVGAPKFDHYKGTEMYSPIEYSAIKAGIISITKWLAKYYSGNAIRVNCVSPGGITSGQPEIFTQRYRESCTNFGMLTSDQVAGTVCFLLTDQAEAINGQNIIVDDGWCL, encoded by the coding sequence ATGAAACTTCTCAACGAAAAAAGTGTGCTGATCACTGGTGCTGCAGGGAGAATCGGCTCTGCGGTTGCGAAAGAGTCGCTTAGAATGGGTGCATCAGTATTCCTCACGGATTTAGCAACTGAAAGATTATTGACGCTCAAAGAGAAGTTATCTGAAGAATACCCAGGCAAGGTATTCGCCTGTCCCTGCGATATCGCGAATTCCTCAGATGTAGAAACTATGCTTAGATCCGCAACAAAGGATATGGGAAATATAACGTCAGCCGTACACAGCGCTTACCCAGTGACAACGACATGGGGTACACATTTCGAAGATTTAAGTGCAGATGTTATCAATAGCCATTTATCAATGCAACTTGGATCAGCCATTTTAATTTCCCAAAAACTATTAGAGGAGTTTAAGAACCAAGGGGGCGGGGATTTAGTTCACATCTCATCGATACAGGGAGTAGGTGCACCGAAGTTTGATCACTATAAGGGAACAGAGATGTATTCACCTATAGAATATTCCGCTATCAAGGCAGGCATTATATCTATTACAAAATGGCTCGCCAAGTATTACAGTGGCAATGCTATTCGTGTAAACTGTGTAAGCCCCGGAGGTATTACATCTGGGCAGCCAGAGATATTCACTCAAAGATATCGGGAAAGTTGTACGAACTTCGGGATGCTTACAAGTGATCAGGTGGCGGGAACGGTTTGTTTTCTCTTAACAGATCAAGCGGAGGCTATCAACGGACAGAATATTATTGTTGATGATGGGTGGTGCCTCTGA
- a CDS encoding cytidylyltransferase domain-containing protein has product MFARGGSKGLPGKNLLPINGVPLVGHSIEIAKKINQINRIFVSTDSEEIAEVGGLFGAEIIERPKDLASDTASEWEAWKHAIEHVGKKYGSFDQFISLPATAPCRRYMDVRRCMQALVDDVDMVITTTDSHRNPWFNMVTNNSEGYAQLVNTSQGFNRRQDSPECQDVATVAYIARPSFINNKKSIWDGNVKAIKVPQHTAVDIDTFYDYSVAKMLMERPGLMERLNGLAQ; this is encoded by the coding sequence GTGTTTGCACGCGGTGGTTCAAAAGGACTCCCCGGGAAAAACTTGCTCCCGATTAACGGGGTTCCCTTAGTTGGGCATTCAATTGAAATAGCAAAGAAGATAAATCAGATAAACAGAATTTTCGTGTCAACTGACTCTGAAGAGATTGCAGAGGTTGGTGGATTGTTTGGGGCGGAAATAATTGAACGACCAAAAGATCTAGCAAGTGATACAGCGTCCGAGTGGGAAGCCTGGAAGCATGCAATTGAGCATGTAGGAAAGAAGTATGGAAGCTTTGACCAATTCATTAGCCTACCTGCGACCGCGCCTTGCCGAAGGTACATGGACGTTCGCAGATGCATGCAAGCGCTGGTTGACGATGTGGATATGGTCATCACAACAACAGATTCTCACAGGAATCCCTGGTTTAACATGGTTACCAACAACAGTGAGGGGTATGCGCAGCTTGTGAATACCAGCCAAGGATTTAATAGACGGCAAGACTCTCCAGAGTGCCAGGATGTGGCAACGGTTGCATACATCGCGAGGCCGTCATTTATAAACAATAAAAAAAGTATATGGGATGGAAACGTCAAGGCCATAAAGGTGCCTCAGCATACGGCAGTTGATATTGATACTTTCTACGATTATTCTGTGGCAAAAATGCTTATGGAAAGACCAGGGTTGATGGAAAGACTTAATGGGTTAGCGCAATGA
- a CDS encoding Gfo/Idh/MocA family protein produces MASELANHKATPENDLASVLSVESGNTVRVIICSLGSIGRKYARIIKEAWPETEVGALRSGLSKDSCKYVDRSFTTEEEAIQWNPDAVVIASPANQHLRQALLFTEKNIPTLIEKPIGTGGERADEWKELAKRSKKTPIYVGYILRQDPGASITKDLIREKRVGQLVSARFYCGSWLPNWRPDTDYRKSVSARKDLGGGAALELSHEIDMALYLLGDLDINYSECWHSKALDVETEDQCLVVGRDCNGCLVTIEIDYCTKKPERYVSLRGSKGSIYWDLIQGTVTQTAEGEESDESVIGLKSDERFYKQLSLFWNASKQGGHGLCTLDEALKVLSIIKDINRS; encoded by the coding sequence TTGGCTAGTGAGCTTGCCAATCACAAGGCCACGCCAGAAAATGATCTCGCATCCGTGCTTAGCGTAGAGAGCGGCAACACAGTGAGGGTCATCATTTGTAGCCTTGGAAGTATCGGCAGAAAGTATGCGCGCATCATCAAAGAGGCATGGCCGGAAACTGAGGTTGGAGCACTTCGTTCAGGCTTAAGCAAGGACTCATGCAAGTATGTAGACAGATCATTCACTACAGAAGAAGAGGCAATACAGTGGAATCCGGATGCAGTCGTGATCGCTAGTCCAGCGAATCAACACCTTCGACAAGCATTGCTGTTCACAGAGAAAAACATCCCCACTCTCATCGAAAAGCCAATTGGCACAGGAGGCGAAAGAGCAGATGAGTGGAAAGAACTAGCCAAGAGAAGCAAAAAAACTCCTATATATGTTGGCTACATATTAAGACAAGATCCAGGAGCTAGCATCACAAAAGACCTGATAAGAGAGAAAAGGGTCGGCCAGTTAGTTTCTGCAAGATTCTATTGTGGTTCATGGCTCCCTAACTGGAGGCCAGACACAGATTACAGGAAGTCTGTTTCTGCGAGAAAAGACCTGGGAGGCGGAGCAGCCCTAGAACTCAGTCATGAGATTGACATGGCTTTGTATTTACTAGGGGATTTAGATATTAACTACAGTGAATGCTGGCACTCAAAGGCCTTGGATGTTGAGACTGAGGATCAATGCTTAGTTGTTGGTCGGGATTGCAACGGCTGTCTCGTAACCATTGAGATTGATTACTGCACAAAAAAACCGGAGCGGTATGTTTCGCTTCGTGGCTCGAAGGGTTCAATTTACTGGGATTTGATTCAAGGCACAGTCACTCAGACGGCTGAAGGGGAAGAATCAGATGAATCAGTAATTGGTTTAAAGTCAGATGAAAGGTTTTACAAGCAACTCAGTTTGTTTTGGAATGCATCAAAACAGGGCGGTCATGGCCTTTGTACGCTTGACGAAGCGCTTAAGGTGCTCAGCATTATCAAGGATATAAACAGGAGTTAA
- a CDS encoding aspartate kinase codes for MALLVQKFGGTSVADVERIQAVAKRIAASKEDGNDLVIVVSAMGHTTDELTGLAQAISRNPPQREMDMLLATGEQVSIALLSMALHAEGIPAVSMTGPQVGILTESAHGRARILEIKTERVRRLLDDGNVVVVAGFQGTSNSLSGVPEITTLGRGGSDTSAVALAAAIGADACEIYTDVPGVLTTDPRKVADAQLMETVTCDEMLELASLGAAVLHPRAVEIARNYGVPLVVRSSWSDAPGTLLTSDSTSHRGSGEGLELGKPVDGAELDTDQAVLALSHVPDRPGVAAQLFEALSNAGLSVDLIVQSTHEGSSNDIAFTVAEAQLEDAKAVCQSVLNAMDAKAAGATLSTQAGMAKLSIAGAGIMGRPGVAARLFDTLAKGGINLRLIATSEVKVSCLVAGHQGNKALQAAAHCFELSERQLHLNPAPSGAGQPEVRGVALDRDQAQVAVRRIPDKPGTAAAVCRALADAGVSLDAIVQSERTHGSGEQLSRDMGFCLKREDLSRAQAALQPLLNQWPGASFEEGMAIARISAVGAGMPCTAGTAGRMFRALADAQINIEMIATSEIRTSCVVPEGEGIKALQVIHEAFGLGGEVKHQAQGTEAPNS; via the coding sequence ATGGCCCTGTTGGTCCAGAAATTCGGCGGCACCTCCGTAGCCGATGTGGAGCGCATTCAGGCTGTGGCGAAGCGCATTGCGGCCAGCAAGGAAGACGGAAACGATCTGGTGATCGTGGTGTCGGCCATGGGGCACACCACCGATGAACTCACCGGACTCGCCCAGGCAATCAGCAGGAACCCGCCCCAGCGGGAGATGGACATGCTGCTGGCCACCGGAGAGCAGGTCTCGATCGCACTGCTCTCGATGGCCCTGCACGCCGAGGGCATTCCAGCGGTCTCAATGACCGGTCCCCAAGTCGGGATCCTCACCGAATCGGCCCACGGCCGAGCCCGGATTCTCGAAATCAAAACCGAGCGAGTCCGCAGGCTCCTCGATGACGGCAACGTTGTTGTAGTTGCCGGATTCCAAGGCACCAGCAACAGCCTCTCGGGCGTTCCCGAGATCACCACCTTGGGCCGCGGCGGCTCCGACACCTCGGCTGTGGCCTTGGCGGCAGCCATCGGGGCCGATGCCTGCGAGATCTACACCGATGTCCCAGGCGTCCTGACCACCGATCCCCGCAAGGTGGCCGATGCCCAATTGATGGAGACGGTGACCTGCGACGAGATGCTCGAGCTAGCGAGCCTCGGAGCGGCGGTCTTGCATCCGCGCGCTGTGGAGATCGCCCGGAACTACGGCGTTCCCTTGGTGGTGCGCTCCAGCTGGAGCGATGCACCGGGCACGCTGCTCACCAGCGACAGCACCAGCCATCGCGGTAGCGGCGAAGGACTGGAGCTCGGCAAACCCGTGGATGGGGCAGAACTGGACACCGATCAAGCGGTCTTGGCGCTCTCCCATGTTCCCGATCGCCCCGGGGTCGCCGCTCAACTGTTTGAAGCGCTCTCCAATGCGGGCCTGAGCGTGGATCTGATCGTGCAGTCCACCCACGAAGGCAGCAGCAACGACATCGCCTTCACGGTGGCGGAGGCACAACTGGAGGACGCCAAGGCGGTCTGCCAGAGCGTCTTGAACGCCATGGATGCCAAGGCGGCCGGAGCCACCCTGAGCACCCAGGCCGGGATGGCCAAGCTCAGCATTGCTGGGGCGGGAATCATGGGCAGGCCCGGGGTGGCCGCGCGCCTCTTCGACACCTTGGCCAAAGGCGGCATCAACCTGCGTCTGATCGCCACCAGCGAAGTCAAGGTGAGCTGCCTGGTCGCCGGACATCAAGGCAATAAGGCCCTGCAGGCGGCAGCCCACTGCTTTGAACTGAGCGAGCGGCAGCTGCATCTCAACCCCGCCCCCTCTGGAGCCGGGCAACCGGAGGTGCGCGGTGTGGCCCTCGATCGTGATCAGGCCCAAGTGGCCGTGCGCCGCATTCCCGATAAGCCGGGAACGGCGGCGGCGGTCTGCCGAGCTCTGGCCGACGCCGGCGTGAGCCTGGATGCCATCGTTCAGTCCGAGCGCACCCATGGCTCAGGCGAACAGCTCAGCCGCGACATGGGCTTCTGCCTCAAGCGCGAGGACCTCAGCCGAGCCCAAGCTGCCCTGCAACCGCTACTGAACCAATGGCCTGGGGCCAGCTTTGAAGAAGGGATGGCCATCGCGCGCATCAGTGCTGTCGGCGCTGGAATGCCCTGCACCGCTGGAACCGCTGGCCGGATGTTCCGCGCCTTGGCTGACGCTCAGATCAACATCGAGATGATCGCCACCAGTGAGATCCGCACAAGCTGCGTGGTGCCCGAAGGCGAGGGCATCAAAGCCCTCCAAGTAATCCACGAGGCCTTTGGCCTTGGGGGCGAGGTGAAGCACCAGGCCCAAGGCACAGAAGCGCCCAATAGTTAA
- the holA gene encoding DNA polymerase III subunit delta: protein MPIHLIWGDDEAARSRAVEALVKSQVDPSWQSINLSRLDGNDASQAAQALEEARTAPFGAGDRVIVLQRSPFCNQCPADLAEQLEATLNLVAEQCHLVLVNAAKPDGRLKTTKALQKLVKSGEAKERSFQLPAIWDGSGQVDLVLRTAQELGLKLQPDAAQALSDAIGSDSARLASELEKLSLYVGADQTITAQAVEALIGGQATNALQVGDALLAGAPAEAVALVDVLLAANEPALRIVATLCGQIRGWLWVSLLDQQGENDVNAIAKAAGIGNPKRIYVMRKQIRGRKPERFLALLSQLLQVEASLKRGADPVDAFRDGFLLAP from the coding sequence ATGCCGATCCATCTGATCTGGGGCGACGACGAAGCCGCGCGCAGCCGGGCCGTCGAAGCACTGGTCAAAAGCCAGGTCGATCCCTCCTGGCAGAGCATCAACCTCAGCCGTCTGGACGGCAACGATGCCAGCCAGGCCGCTCAAGCCTTGGAGGAAGCGCGAACGGCCCCCTTTGGCGCGGGGGATCGCGTGATCGTGTTGCAACGCAGCCCCTTCTGCAACCAGTGCCCGGCTGATCTAGCGGAGCAACTGGAGGCCACTCTGAACCTGGTGGCGGAGCAGTGCCATCTGGTGCTGGTGAACGCCGCCAAACCGGATGGGCGGCTCAAGACCACCAAGGCCCTGCAAAAACTGGTCAAAAGCGGCGAGGCCAAGGAGCGCAGCTTTCAACTGCCGGCGATCTGGGATGGATCCGGGCAGGTGGACCTGGTGCTACGCACAGCCCAAGAGCTGGGGCTCAAACTTCAGCCCGACGCCGCCCAAGCATTGAGCGATGCCATCGGCAGCGACAGCGCCAGGCTGGCCAGCGAACTGGAAAAACTCTCCCTCTATGTCGGGGCAGACCAAACCATCACCGCTCAAGCGGTGGAAGCCCTGATTGGCGGCCAGGCCACCAATGCGCTGCAGGTGGGTGATGCTCTCCTGGCGGGAGCACCCGCCGAAGCGGTAGCCCTGGTGGATGTCCTGCTGGCCGCCAATGAACCGGCCCTGCGGATTGTGGCCACCCTCTGCGGGCAGATCCGGGGTTGGCTCTGGGTGAGCCTGCTGGATCAGCAAGGGGAAAACGATGTGAATGCCATCGCCAAGGCCGCCGGGATTGGCAATCCCAAACGGATCTACGTGATGCGCAAACAGATCCGAGGCCGCAAACCCGAACGCTTCCTCGCCCTGCTCAGTCAGCTCCTGCAGGTGGAAGCCAGCCTCAAGCGGGGAGCCGACCCCGTTGATGCCTTCCGCGACGGGTTTCTGCTGGCGCCATAG
- a CDS encoding type II toxin-antitoxin system Phd/YefM family antitoxin, which produces MAGAIGVERFGVQEARQRFPELLVRASKGERLVIQRHRHDLAAIVPLQDAAGGTSSQQAMENLLSLKGSAQQRSAQQRAPGGAPAKARFQARQLGPGSRIGLDGSALAAFLHDDPQTSRVLEPVLQGIAQGSWQGVISSISLMDVMDAALSQGDEALALRYNAAFANPMHWRQVPLNGDLALAASRLQQQEPELELNQAIELATAIQNEVAVLVTADADLAQTALHPVLPCRSI; this is translated from the coding sequence ATGGCTGGAGCAATTGGGGTGGAGCGGTTTGGAGTGCAAGAGGCCCGTCAGCGCTTCCCCGAACTACTGGTTCGCGCCTCCAAGGGTGAGCGGCTGGTGATCCAACGCCACCGCCATGATCTGGCGGCCATCGTCCCTTTGCAGGACGCGGCGGGTGGCACCAGCAGCCAACAAGCGATGGAGAACCTGCTGAGCCTCAAGGGAAGTGCCCAGCAGCGCAGCGCACAGCAGCGGGCGCCTGGGGGAGCCCCTGCAAAAGCCCGCTTCCAAGCCAGGCAATTAGGCCCCGGCAGCCGCATCGGCCTAGACGGCAGTGCCCTTGCGGCCTTTTTGCACGACGACCCACAAACCAGCCGGGTGCTGGAGCCCGTCCTTCAAGGCATCGCCCAGGGCAGCTGGCAAGGGGTCATCAGCAGCATCAGCCTGATGGACGTCATGGACGCTGCCCTGAGCCAGGGGGATGAAGCCCTGGCCTTGCGCTACAACGCCGCCTTTGCCAATCCAATGCACTGGCGGCAGGTGCCGCTGAATGGGGATCTCGCCCTGGCAGCAAGCCGTCTCCAGCAACAGGAACCAGAGCTGGAGCTCAACCAAGCCATCGAACTGGCAACGGCCATTCAGAACGAAGTCGCTGTCTTGGTCACAGCCGATGCAGATCTGGCACAAACTGCACTGCACCCCGTGCTGCCATGCCGATCCATCTGA
- a CDS encoding precorrin-8X methylmutase, translating to MGFDHPIFSESLRLIEAALPEGTLQGLSVSERDVLLRLIHSSGDLSLVQGVSFSDQACELGLRALSAQAPILTDTAMAAAAVAPMARRTFGNVVRSVLDWAPDRAPEGGTRAAVGMQQALSAHPGALVLIGSAPTALELLLEQVRSGEVAPPALVIGMPVGFVGVAESKAHLAASELPQIRLDGSRGGAGLVGAAVNALLRRAWLDQAASV from the coding sequence ATGGGATTCGACCATCCGATCTTCAGCGAGAGCCTGCGCTTGATCGAAGCGGCCTTGCCTGAAGGGACGTTGCAGGGTTTGTCGGTTTCCGAACGGGATGTGCTGCTGCGTTTGATCCACAGCAGCGGTGATCTGAGCTTGGTTCAGGGGGTGTCATTCTCAGATCAGGCTTGCGAGCTGGGTCTGCGCGCCCTCAGTGCCCAGGCGCCGATCCTGACGGACACCGCGATGGCGGCGGCAGCGGTGGCTCCGATGGCCCGGCGGACCTTCGGGAATGTGGTTCGCAGCGTGCTGGATTGGGCTCCTGATCGTGCCCCCGAGGGGGGGACCCGAGCGGCGGTGGGCATGCAGCAAGCCTTGAGCGCCCATCCCGGAGCGCTGGTTTTGATCGGAAGTGCGCCAACGGCTCTGGAGCTGTTGCTCGAGCAGGTCCGTAGCGGAGAGGTTGCCCCTCCTGCGTTGGTGATCGGGATGCCCGTCGGCTTTGTCGGTGTTGCTGAGAGCAAGGCCCATCTCGCGGCCAGTGAGTTGCCTCAGATCCGTTTGGACGGGAGTCGCGGTGGTGCCGGCTTGGTGGGTGCTGCGGTGAATGCTCTGTTGCGCCGGGCTTGGTTGGATCAGGCGGCGTCAGTTTGA
- the mutS gene encoding DNA mismatch repair protein MutS, with the protein MPVADQTELALQGSLFGLEPEPPAAKASPQLEKATSELDHEALARDAQSRPRVRQNTPQEPEDSQEKEGSSEDLPPWHHHSLVDLEQLTPMLRHYVELKAEHPERVLLYRLGDFFECFFEDAIALSRLLELTLTGKEGGKSIGRVPMAGIPHHAAERYCTDLVGRGFSVALCDQVEEAAERSKSGGKPALLKREITRVLTPGTVLEEGMLSARRNNWLCAVVCEQERWGLAIADVSTGEFRVTERNGSDQLHQELLQVEAAEVLWPNPESGSERPAWCPTSLQLTPLSRTPFALNESKATVLERFGLASVDGLGLGENPLALRAAGGLLRYLSDTQPGCEIPLELPTTWSAGDQLVLDAATRRNLELTKTQLAGGLQGSLLWALDRTMTAMGGRCLRRWIEAPLVDLELIRSRQEAIGELVSGSQARSLRLGVRRLLRPMGDLERLAGRAGAGTASARDLVALADGLERLPALAGLLGEVTSTPLVALARPWDELDALAAELRHQLLETPPLTLTEGGVIHDGVDPQLDGLRNQLDDQDAWLAEQEQAERLNSGISTLKLQYHRTFGYFLSVSKSKAKDVPDHWIRRQTLANEERFVTPELKSREGRIFQLKARAAQREYELFCQLRQQVGEQAGPIRFAARLVAELDALASLAEVAATCGYCKPELVPGSRCLEIQGGRHPVVEQLLVEEAFTPNDVGLGEGCDLVVLTGPNASGKSCYLRQTGLLQLMAQIGSWIPADSARLGIADRIFTRVGAGDDLAAGQSTFMVEMAETANILHHASSQSLVLLDEIGRGTATFDGLSIAWAVAEYLSGDIGARSIFATHYHELNELAEQQGNVENAQVLVEETGSNLRFLHRVVSGGANRSYGIEAARLAGVPAPVVLRARQVLSRIEANSHVSVQTDAA; encoded by the coding sequence CTGCCTGTGGCCGACCAAACCGAGTTGGCACTGCAGGGCTCGCTGTTTGGACTTGAGCCAGAGCCACCAGCGGCCAAAGCATCGCCGCAGCTCGAGAAAGCCACTTCAGAGCTGGATCACGAAGCCCTCGCGCGGGATGCCCAATCCAGGCCCCGTGTTCGCCAAAACACCCCTCAGGAACCCGAGGACAGTCAGGAGAAGGAAGGCAGCAGCGAAGACCTGCCCCCCTGGCACCACCACAGCCTGGTGGACCTCGAGCAGCTCACGCCGATGCTGCGCCACTACGTGGAACTCAAGGCGGAGCATCCCGAGCGGGTCCTGCTCTACCGGCTCGGTGACTTCTTTGAGTGCTTTTTCGAAGACGCCATTGCCCTCTCCCGACTGCTGGAGTTGACCCTGACGGGAAAAGAGGGCGGCAAATCGATCGGACGCGTGCCGATGGCCGGCATTCCCCATCACGCCGCCGAGCGCTACTGCACCGACCTGGTGGGACGCGGCTTCAGCGTCGCCCTCTGCGACCAGGTGGAAGAGGCCGCTGAGCGCAGCAAGAGCGGCGGAAAGCCAGCGCTACTGAAACGGGAGATCACGCGGGTATTGACCCCAGGCACGGTGCTCGAGGAGGGGATGCTCAGTGCCCGCCGCAACAACTGGCTCTGCGCGGTGGTCTGCGAGCAAGAGCGTTGGGGTCTCGCCATTGCCGACGTGAGCACGGGCGAATTCCGTGTCACCGAGCGAAACGGCAGTGACCAATTGCACCAGGAGCTGCTGCAGGTCGAGGCCGCTGAAGTGCTCTGGCCGAACCCCGAAAGCGGGAGCGAACGTCCGGCTTGGTGTCCAACCTCCCTGCAACTAACGCCCTTAAGCCGCACCCCTTTTGCGCTCAATGAGTCGAAAGCCACCGTCCTGGAGCGCTTTGGACTGGCGAGCGTTGATGGCTTGGGGCTTGGCGAAAACCCCTTGGCCCTTCGGGCCGCCGGAGGGCTGCTCCGCTACCTGAGCGACACCCAGCCGGGCTGCGAGATCCCTCTGGAGTTGCCCACCACGTGGAGCGCTGGCGATCAACTGGTGCTGGACGCAGCGACCCGGCGCAATCTCGAACTCACCAAGACCCAATTGGCAGGTGGACTTCAGGGGTCACTGCTCTGGGCCCTGGACCGGACGATGACGGCCATGGGTGGCCGTTGCCTGCGGCGCTGGATCGAGGCTCCCCTGGTGGATCTCGAGCTGATCCGCTCCCGCCAGGAGGCGATTGGGGAACTGGTAAGCGGCAGTCAAGCCCGCAGCTTGCGCCTGGGGGTGCGCAGGCTGCTGAGGCCCATGGGAGATCTGGAGCGGCTCGCTGGACGGGCCGGAGCTGGAACCGCATCCGCCCGGGATCTGGTGGCCCTGGCCGATGGTCTGGAGCGACTCCCGGCCCTGGCTGGCTTGCTGGGCGAGGTCACCAGTACACCGCTGGTGGCCCTGGCGAGGCCGTGGGACGAACTCGATGCACTCGCCGCTGAACTGCGGCATCAGTTGCTGGAGACCCCACCGTTAACCCTGACCGAGGGAGGAGTGATACACGACGGGGTGGACCCACAACTCGATGGTCTGCGCAACCAACTGGATGACCAGGACGCCTGGTTGGCCGAGCAGGAGCAAGCGGAGCGACTGAACAGCGGGATCAGCACCCTGAAACTCCAGTACCACCGCACCTTTGGTTACTTCCTCTCCGTCAGTAAGTCGAAAGCCAAGGACGTGCCGGACCACTGGATTCGCCGGCAGACTTTGGCGAACGAGGAGCGCTTCGTTACCCCAGAACTCAAGAGCCGCGAAGGACGAATCTTCCAGCTGAAAGCCCGTGCAGCGCAACGGGAATACGAACTGTTCTGCCAGCTGCGTCAGCAGGTGGGCGAGCAAGCGGGGCCGATTCGCTTCGCCGCACGCCTTGTCGCTGAACTGGATGCCCTGGCCTCACTGGCTGAGGTGGCAGCCACCTGCGGCTACTGCAAACCGGAGCTCGTCCCTGGAAGCCGCTGCCTGGAGATCCAAGGGGGACGCCACCCTGTGGTGGAGCAACTGCTGGTGGAGGAAGCGTTTACCCCCAATGACGTCGGCCTCGGCGAGGGCTGTGACCTGGTGGTTCTCACGGGGCCCAACGCCAGCGGGAAGAGCTGCTACCTGCGCCAGACCGGGCTGCTGCAGCTGATGGCTCAGATCGGCAGCTGGATCCCAGCTGACTCGGCGCGACTGGGGATCGCCGATCGCATCTTCACCCGAGTCGGGGCGGGCGATGACCTGGCAGCAGGCCAATCCACCTTCATGGTCGAAATGGCCGAGACCGCCAACATCCTTCACCACGCCAGCAGCCAGTCCCTGGTGCTGCTCGATGAAATTGGGCGGGGAACCGCCACCTTCGATGGCCTGTCGATCGCCTGGGCTGTGGCGGAGTACCTCTCCGGCGACATCGGCGCCCGCAGCATCTTTGCGACCCACTATCACGAGCTCAACGAGCTGGCCGAGCAACAGGGCAACGTCGAAAACGCCCAGGTGCTGGTGGAAGAAACCGGTTCAAACCTGCGCTTCCTACACAGGGTCGTCAGCGGCGGCGCCAACCGCAGCTACGGCATCGAGGCCGCTCGCCTCGCCGGGGTGCCAGCCCCGGTGGTGTTGCGAGCCCGTCAGGTGCTGAGCCGGATCGAAGCCAACAGCCACGTCAGCGTTCAAACTGACGCCGCCTGA